A region of Chloroflexota bacterium DNA encodes the following proteins:
- a CDS encoding acylneuraminate cytidylyltransferase family protein, translating into MTSVLALIPARGGSKGLPNKNIARVGGKPLIAWTILAAQQVKSVDRIVVTTDSPEIARIARDYQAEIPFLRPPELALDDTPGMAPILHAIQWLETNQNYCPDYVMCLQPTSPLRSSQDIEAAIQLALDKNADSVVSVSHVKQHPQWMKGVDAEGRMVDYIPAADLITRRQDLSPVYALNGAIYLTRRNILLEKKTWYTLETYAYIMLPEHSIDIDTPWDLYLINLLFQNQE; encoded by the coding sequence ATGACATCTGTCTTGGCGCTTATTCCTGCCCGCGGTGGCTCTAAAGGTCTCCCAAATAAAAATATCGCCCGGGTGGGTGGCAAACCACTAATAGCCTGGACGATCTTAGCTGCCCAACAGGTAAAATCAGTTGATCGGATTGTAGTGACAACTGATTCGCCTGAGATTGCTCGGATTGCGAGAGATTATCAGGCTGAAATACCTTTTTTACGCCCACCTGAATTAGCGCTTGATGATACCCCCGGAATGGCCCCCATTCTCCACGCTATTCAATGGTTGGAAACCAATCAGAATTATTGTCCAGATTATGTAATGTGCCTGCAGCCGACATCTCCGTTACGAAGTTCTCAAGATATTGAGGCTGCAATTCAACTTGCACTGGATAAAAATGCCGACAGTGTCGTCAGCGTTTCCCACGTAAAACAGCACCCACAATGGATGAAAGGCGTGGATGCTGAAGGGCGCATGGTCGATTATATTCCGGCTGCGGATTTGATAACACGTCGCCAGGATTTGTCGCCAGTTTACGCGCTGAATGGGGCTATATACCTGACGCGTCGTAATATTTTGCTCGAAAAAAAAACCTGGTATACGCTAGAAACGTATGCCTACATCATGCTGCCTGAGCATTCTATAGATATTGATACGCCCTGGGATCTGTACTTGATCAATTTGCTTTTTCAGAATCAGGAATAA
- a CDS encoding serine/threonine-protein kinase: MSPEKIGRYQIRKELGRGGMATVYQAYDPNFERDVALKVLPRAFLHDPQFRTRFEREAKTVATLEHSAIVPVYDFGEDDGQPYIVMRMMSGGDLSDKLKQGALSYQEAGKIILRLADALEAAHSKGIIHRDLKPGNILFDQYNNAYLSDFGIARLAHGGHTLTGENIIGTPAYMSPEQVQGEKGLDGRSDLYALGIIFYHMLTGHTPFQATTPAKVMMMHILEPVPNITTLNPEIPAEIDLWLQKLLIKDPDERFANAVEMSEALQLALRGERHATLQATPVVAATRISAQATAEIAPPPSTPPPHTPPPFATPVPLAAAKPKRNLLPFAVGAFLLFGVGAAILLATAFMGYRGQGPLAMLASPTMAAIEPVATTEAPLQDVSPTSETAVALATSTPEPAQVTATTAPPTDTPEPTFTPAPELPTLGGADKIAFIDANNIWVMNVDGSDLEQITFDGTEKADLSWMPDGSALTYISGKCIWLAEYETGRLDYIACFETASELESFAISPDGTQAAIAINRELYIIPFDKEQLQVARFSSDLRAMSECETYAPMVSGAEVIIHAKVVRWSEDGSRLSIMLLAALNGVQGDLIKIYETRSCQVLPDLLDEFPPPRFDMENFKETPYIQNFGYDGNYLYAITSYTRNDGFGQLYLYNSNLHRADTQINPINGKCCYRDPAFSPDGHYLIFAHQPYEAGAATQLYLVSVGSIGTSAQYEPIPLPEGFLTGARIKPQPVLRPTQ, from the coding sequence ATGTCCCCCGAAAAAATTGGACGCTATCAAATTAGAAAAGAACTCGGCCGGGGTGGAATGGCGACGGTTTACCAGGCCTATGATCCAAATTTTGAGCGCGACGTAGCTCTAAAGGTTCTGCCACGCGCCTTCCTGCACGATCCTCAATTCCGGACACGCTTTGAACGGGAAGCAAAAACTGTCGCCACGCTGGAACACTCTGCGATTGTGCCGGTTTACGATTTCGGCGAGGATGATGGGCAGCCCTATATTGTTATGCGCATGATGTCAGGCGGGGATCTGTCGGACAAACTCAAACAAGGCGCACTATCCTATCAGGAAGCCGGAAAAATTATTCTCCGATTGGCTGATGCCCTGGAAGCCGCACATTCCAAAGGCATTATCCACCGCGATCTCAAACCCGGCAATATACTCTTTGACCAATATAATAATGCCTATCTTTCTGATTTTGGAATCGCCCGTCTGGCACACGGAGGGCACACGCTAACGGGGGAAAACATCATCGGAACACCCGCTTATATGAGTCCCGAACAAGTTCAGGGTGAAAAAGGGCTGGATGGGCGTAGCGATTTATATGCGCTGGGGATTATTTTCTATCATATGCTTACAGGGCATACACCATTCCAGGCCACAACTCCGGCTAAAGTAATGATGATGCACATTCTAGAGCCTGTGCCTAATATTACAACGCTCAATCCGGAGATCCCCGCTGAGATTGATCTGTGGCTGCAAAAACTGCTCATCAAAGACCCTGATGAACGCTTTGCCAATGCGGTTGAAATGTCGGAGGCATTGCAATTGGCATTGCGCGGCGAGCGACATGCCACCCTGCAAGCAACTCCCGTAGTCGCGGCGACACGCATCAGTGCACAAGCCACCGCGGAAATTGCTCCGCCCCCGTCGACTCCGCCTCCCCACACACCGCCCCCGTTTGCTACGCCAGTTCCATTAGCCGCAGCTAAACCTAAACGTAATTTGCTTCCCTTTGCGGTTGGCGCTTTCCTGCTATTCGGCGTTGGCGCAGCTATCCTTCTGGCAACTGCTTTTATGGGCTATCGCGGACAAGGCCCTCTGGCAATGCTGGCATCCCCAACAATGGCTGCAATTGAACCAGTCGCGACCACCGAAGCACCGCTGCAAGATGTTAGCCCCACCAGTGAAACCGCCGTTGCGTTAGCGACCAGCACACCAGAACCTGCACAAGTCACAGCAACTACTGCCCCGCCAACGGATACACCCGAACCCACCTTCACCCCCGCGCCCGAACTACCCACCCTGGGTGGCGCGGATAAAATCGCTTTTATCGATGCTAATAATATCTGGGTGATGAATGTGGATGGCAGCGATCTGGAACAAATTACGTTTGATGGCACTGAAAAAGCAGACCTTTCCTGGATGCCTGACGGCTCAGCCCTGACCTATATTTCTGGCAAATGCATCTGGCTGGCCGAGTATGAAACGGGACGCCTGGATTATATTGCCTGCTTTGAAACAGCCAGCGAACTTGAATCCTTTGCTATTTCACCGGATGGCACACAAGCCGCCATCGCGATCAACCGCGAATTATATATTATCCCCTTCGACAAAGAACAGCTCCAGGTTGCCCGCTTCTCATCCGATTTACGCGCGATGAGCGAATGCGAGACCTATGCTCCGATGGTCAGTGGCGCCGAGGTCATTATTCACGCCAAAGTGGTTCGCTGGTCGGAAGATGGTTCACGTTTGTCGATTATGCTCCTGGCCGCGCTCAACGGCGTGCAGGGCGATCTGATTAAGATTTACGAAACCCGCAGTTGCCAGGTTTTGCCTGATCTACTTGACGAATTTCCGCCGCCAAGGTTTGATATGGAGAATTTCAAGGAAACCCCCTATATTCAGAATTTTGGCTACGATGGCAATTACCTGTATGCAATCACCAGCTATACCCGTAATGACGGTTTCGGACAACTCTATCTTTACAACTCCAATCTGCACCGCGCCGATACACAAATCAATCCGATCAACGGCAAATGCTGTTATCGCGATCCCGCGTTTAGCCCCGATGGACATTACCTGATCTTTGCGCACCAACCCTACGAGGCTGGAGCCGCCACCCAACTCTATCTCGTCTCCGTTGGCTCCATCGGCACCAGCGCCCAATACGAGCCGATCCCCTTACCCGAAGGCTTCCTGACCGGCGCAAGAATAAAACCCCAACCCGTACTAAGACCCACACAATGA